Proteins found in one Gopherus evgoodei ecotype Sinaloan lineage unplaced genomic scaffold, rGopEvg1_v1.p scaffold_82_arrow_ctg1, whole genome shotgun sequence genomic segment:
- the IDH3G gene encoding isocitrate dehydrogenase [NAD] subunit gamma, mitochondrial isoform X5 — MIPGDGIGPELMLHVKEVFRQACIPVDFEEVRVSSQLAEDDIQNAIMAIRRNRVALKGNIETNHNLPPSHKSRNNILRTSLDLYANVIHCQSLPRVLTRHRDIDILIVRENTEGEYSSLEHESVSGVVECLKIITKARSLRIADYAFRLAREAGRAKVTAVHKANIMKLGDGLFLQCCREVAGGYPEITFESMIVDNTTMQLVSRPQQFDVMVMPNLYGNIVNNVCAGLVGGPGLVPGANYGRDFAVFETATRNTGKSIAQKNVANPTATLLAACMMLDHLRLHSFATTIRQAVLASLDDEATHTPDIGGQGTTSGAVQSILRHVRTASGWSQCS, encoded by the exons ATGATCCCAGGCGACGGCATCGGGCCGGAGCTGATGCTGCACGTGAAGGAGGTGTTCAG gcaggcCTGCATCCCGGTGGACTTTGAGGAGGTGCGGGTGAGCTCCCAGCTGGCGGAGGATGATATTCAGAACGCGATCATGGCCATCCGGCGAAACCGCGTCGCCCTGAAGG GAAACATTGAGACCAACCACAACCTGCCCCCGTCCCACAAGTCCCGGAACAACATCCTGCG caccagcctggATCTCTACGCCAACGTGATCCACTGCCAGAGCCTCCCGCGGGTGCTGACGCGGCACCGGGACATCGACATCCTCATCGTCCGCGAGAACACGGAGGGCGAGTACAGCAGCCTGGAGCACGAG AGCGTCTCCGGCGTGGTCGAGTGCCTGAAGATCATCACCAAGGCGCGGTCCCTGCGCATCGCCGACTACGCCTTCCGGCTGGCCCGCGAGGCCGGGCGCGCCAAGGTCACCGCCGTGCACAAGGCCAACATCAT gaaGCTGGGCGACGGGCTCTTCCTGCAGTGCTGCCGGGAGGTGGCGGGCGGCTACCCGGAGATCACCTTCGAGAGCATGATCGTGGACAACACCACCATGCAG ctggtGTCCCGCCCCCAGCAGTTCGACGTCATGGTGATGCCCAATCTCTACGGGAACATCGTGAACAACGTGTGTGCGGGGCTGGTCGGGGGCCCGGGGCTGGTGCCCGGCGCCAACTACGGGAGGGACTTTGCCGTCTTCGAGACC GCCACGCGGAACACAGGGAAGAGCATCGCCCAGAAGAACGTCGCCAACCCCACGGCCACCCTGCTCGCTGCCTGCATGATGCTGGACCACCTCCG GCTCCACAGCTTCGCCACCACCATCCGCCAGGCAGTGCTGGCCTCCCTGGACGACGAGGCg acccacACGCCGGACATCGGGGGCCAGGGCACCACGTCGGGGGCCGTCCAGTCCATCCTGCGTCACGTCCGCACGGCCAGCGGCTGGAGCCAGTGCAGCTAG
- the IDH3G gene encoding isocitrate dehydrogenase [NAD] subunit gamma, mitochondrial isoform X4: MSLTSSRGSGRALFPCLVRGSAMTAALMAARQLWRAAWLAPRPPPPAKYGGRHTVTMIPGDGIGPELMLHVKEVFRQACIPVDFEEVRVSSQLAEDDIQNAIMAIRRNRVALKGNIETNHNLPPSHKSRNNILRTSLDLYANVIHCQSLPRVLTRHRDIDILIVRENTEGEYSSLEHESVSGVVECLKIITKARSLRIADYAFRLAREAGRAKVTAVHKANIMKLGDGLFLQCCREVAGGYPEITFESMIVDNTTMQLVSRPQQFDVMVMPNLYGNIVNNVCAGLVGGPGLVPGANYGRDFAVFETATRNTGKSIAQKNVANPTATLLAACMMLDHLRLHSFATTIRQAVLASLDDEATHTPDIGGQGTTSGAVQSILRHVRTASGWSQCS; encoded by the exons ATGTCGCTGACTAGTTCTCGCGGTAGCGGGCGCGCGTTGTTCCCCTGTCTCGTGCGCGGCTCTGCCATGACTGCGGCCCTGATGGCGGCGAGGCAGCTGTGGAGAGCGGCCTGGCTGGCGCCCCGCCcg CCTCCTCCCGCGAAGTACGGGGGGCGTCACACCGTGACCATGATCCCAGGCGACGGCATCGGGCCGGAGCTGATGCTGCACGTGAAGGAGGTGTTCAG gcaggcCTGCATCCCGGTGGACTTTGAGGAGGTGCGGGTGAGCTCCCAGCTGGCGGAGGATGATATTCAGAACGCGATCATGGCCATCCGGCGAAACCGCGTCGCCCTGAAGG GAAACATTGAGACCAACCACAACCTGCCCCCGTCCCACAAGTCCCGGAACAACATCCTGCG caccagcctggATCTCTACGCCAACGTGATCCACTGCCAGAGCCTCCCGCGGGTGCTGACGCGGCACCGGGACATCGACATCCTCATCGTCCGCGAGAACACGGAGGGCGAGTACAGCAGCCTGGAGCACGAG AGCGTCTCCGGCGTGGTCGAGTGCCTGAAGATCATCACCAAGGCGCGGTCCCTGCGCATCGCCGACTACGCCTTCCGGCTGGCCCGCGAGGCCGGGCGCGCCAAGGTCACCGCCGTGCACAAGGCCAACATCAT gaaGCTGGGCGACGGGCTCTTCCTGCAGTGCTGCCGGGAGGTGGCGGGCGGCTACCCGGAGATCACCTTCGAGAGCATGATCGTGGACAACACCACCATGCAG ctggtGTCCCGCCCCCAGCAGTTCGACGTCATGGTGATGCCCAATCTCTACGGGAACATCGTGAACAACGTGTGTGCGGGGCTGGTCGGGGGCCCGGGGCTGGTGCCCGGCGCCAACTACGGGAGGGACTTTGCCGTCTTCGAGACC GCCACGCGGAACACAGGGAAGAGCATCGCCCAGAAGAACGTCGCCAACCCCACGGCCACCCTGCTCGCTGCCTGCATGATGCTGGACCACCTCCG GCTCCACAGCTTCGCCACCACCATCCGCCAGGCAGTGCTGGCCTCCCTGGACGACGAGGCg acccacACGCCGGACATCGGGGGCCAGGGCACCACGTCGGGGGCCGTCCAGTCCATCCTGCGTCACGTCCGCACGGCCAGCGGCTGGAGCCAGTGCAGCTAG
- the IDH3G gene encoding isocitrate dehydrogenase [NAD] subunit gamma, mitochondrial isoform X3: MSLTSSRGSGRALFPCLVRGSAMTAALMAARQLWRAAWLAPRPHTPIPPPAKYGGRHTVTMIPGDGIGPELMLHVKEVFRQACIPVDFEEVRVSSQLAEDDIQNAIMAIRRNRVALKGNIETNHNLPPSHKSRNNILRTSLDLYANVIHCQSLPRVLTRHRDIDILIVRENTEGEYSSLEHESVSGVVECLKIITKARSLRIADYAFRLAREAGRAKVTAVHKANIMKLGDGLFLQCCREVAGGYPEITFESMIVDNTTMQLVSRPQQFDVMVMPNLYGNIVNNVCAGLVGGPGLVPGANYGRDFAVFETATRNTGKSIAQKNVANPTATLLAACMMLDHLRLHSFATTIRQAVLASLDDEATHTPDIGGQGTTSGAVQSILRHVRTASGWSQCS, translated from the exons ATGTCGCTGACTAGTTCTCGCGGTAGCGGGCGCGCGTTGTTCCCCTGTCTCGTGCGCGGCTCTGCCATGACTGCGGCCCTGATGGCGGCGAGGCAGCTGTGGAGAGCGGCCTGGCTGGCGCCCCGCCcg CACACCCCCATC CCTCCTCCCGCGAAGTACGGGGGGCGTCACACCGTGACCATGATCCCAGGCGACGGCATCGGGCCGGAGCTGATGCTGCACGTGAAGGAGGTGTTCAG gcaggcCTGCATCCCGGTGGACTTTGAGGAGGTGCGGGTGAGCTCCCAGCTGGCGGAGGATGATATTCAGAACGCGATCATGGCCATCCGGCGAAACCGCGTCGCCCTGAAGG GAAACATTGAGACCAACCACAACCTGCCCCCGTCCCACAAGTCCCGGAACAACATCCTGCG caccagcctggATCTCTACGCCAACGTGATCCACTGCCAGAGCCTCCCGCGGGTGCTGACGCGGCACCGGGACATCGACATCCTCATCGTCCGCGAGAACACGGAGGGCGAGTACAGCAGCCTGGAGCACGAG AGCGTCTCCGGCGTGGTCGAGTGCCTGAAGATCATCACCAAGGCGCGGTCCCTGCGCATCGCCGACTACGCCTTCCGGCTGGCCCGCGAGGCCGGGCGCGCCAAGGTCACCGCCGTGCACAAGGCCAACATCAT gaaGCTGGGCGACGGGCTCTTCCTGCAGTGCTGCCGGGAGGTGGCGGGCGGCTACCCGGAGATCACCTTCGAGAGCATGATCGTGGACAACACCACCATGCAG ctggtGTCCCGCCCCCAGCAGTTCGACGTCATGGTGATGCCCAATCTCTACGGGAACATCGTGAACAACGTGTGTGCGGGGCTGGTCGGGGGCCCGGGGCTGGTGCCCGGCGCCAACTACGGGAGGGACTTTGCCGTCTTCGAGACC GCCACGCGGAACACAGGGAAGAGCATCGCCCAGAAGAACGTCGCCAACCCCACGGCCACCCTGCTCGCTGCCTGCATGATGCTGGACCACCTCCG GCTCCACAGCTTCGCCACCACCATCCGCCAGGCAGTGCTGGCCTCCCTGGACGACGAGGCg acccacACGCCGGACATCGGGGGCCAGGGCACCACGTCGGGGGCCGTCCAGTCCATCCTGCGTCACGTCCGCACGGCCAGCGGCTGGAGCCAGTGCAGCTAG
- the IDH3G gene encoding isocitrate dehydrogenase [NAD] subunit gamma, mitochondrial isoform X2 — MSLTSSRGSGRALFPCLVRGSAMTAALMAARQLWRAAWLAPRPVPGAERRTLTSPPPAKYGGRHTVTMIPGDGIGPELMLHVKEVFRQACIPVDFEEVRVSSQLAEDDIQNAIMAIRRNRVALKGNIETNHNLPPSHKSRNNILRTSLDLYANVIHCQSLPRVLTRHRDIDILIVRENTEGEYSSLEHESVSGVVECLKIITKARSLRIADYAFRLAREAGRAKVTAVHKANIMKLGDGLFLQCCREVAGGYPEITFESMIVDNTTMQLVSRPQQFDVMVMPNLYGNIVNNVCAGLVGGPGLVPGANYGRDFAVFETATRNTGKSIAQKNVANPTATLLAACMMLDHLRLHSFATTIRQAVLASLDDEATHTPDIGGQGTTSGAVQSILRHVRTASGWSQCS, encoded by the exons ATGTCGCTGACTAGTTCTCGCGGTAGCGGGCGCGCGTTGTTCCCCTGTCTCGTGCGCGGCTCTGCCATGACTGCGGCCCTGATGGCGGCGAGGCAGCTGTGGAGAGCGGCCTGGCTGGCGCCCCGCCcg GTGCCGGGAGCCGAGCGCCGGACCCTGACCTCA CCTCCTCCCGCGAAGTACGGGGGGCGTCACACCGTGACCATGATCCCAGGCGACGGCATCGGGCCGGAGCTGATGCTGCACGTGAAGGAGGTGTTCAG gcaggcCTGCATCCCGGTGGACTTTGAGGAGGTGCGGGTGAGCTCCCAGCTGGCGGAGGATGATATTCAGAACGCGATCATGGCCATCCGGCGAAACCGCGTCGCCCTGAAGG GAAACATTGAGACCAACCACAACCTGCCCCCGTCCCACAAGTCCCGGAACAACATCCTGCG caccagcctggATCTCTACGCCAACGTGATCCACTGCCAGAGCCTCCCGCGGGTGCTGACGCGGCACCGGGACATCGACATCCTCATCGTCCGCGAGAACACGGAGGGCGAGTACAGCAGCCTGGAGCACGAG AGCGTCTCCGGCGTGGTCGAGTGCCTGAAGATCATCACCAAGGCGCGGTCCCTGCGCATCGCCGACTACGCCTTCCGGCTGGCCCGCGAGGCCGGGCGCGCCAAGGTCACCGCCGTGCACAAGGCCAACATCAT gaaGCTGGGCGACGGGCTCTTCCTGCAGTGCTGCCGGGAGGTGGCGGGCGGCTACCCGGAGATCACCTTCGAGAGCATGATCGTGGACAACACCACCATGCAG ctggtGTCCCGCCCCCAGCAGTTCGACGTCATGGTGATGCCCAATCTCTACGGGAACATCGTGAACAACGTGTGTGCGGGGCTGGTCGGGGGCCCGGGGCTGGTGCCCGGCGCCAACTACGGGAGGGACTTTGCCGTCTTCGAGACC GCCACGCGGAACACAGGGAAGAGCATCGCCCAGAAGAACGTCGCCAACCCCACGGCCACCCTGCTCGCTGCCTGCATGATGCTGGACCACCTCCG GCTCCACAGCTTCGCCACCACCATCCGCCAGGCAGTGCTGGCCTCCCTGGACGACGAGGCg acccacACGCCGGACATCGGGGGCCAGGGCACCACGTCGGGGGCCGTCCAGTCCATCCTGCGTCACGTCCGCACGGCCAGCGGCTGGAGCCAGTGCAGCTAG
- the IDH3G gene encoding isocitrate dehydrogenase [NAD] subunit gamma, mitochondrial isoform X1 — protein MSLTSSRGSGRALFPCLVRGSAMTAALMAARQLWRAAWLAPRPVPGAERRTLTSHTPIPPPAKYGGRHTVTMIPGDGIGPELMLHVKEVFRQACIPVDFEEVRVSSQLAEDDIQNAIMAIRRNRVALKGNIETNHNLPPSHKSRNNILRTSLDLYANVIHCQSLPRVLTRHRDIDILIVRENTEGEYSSLEHESVSGVVECLKIITKARSLRIADYAFRLAREAGRAKVTAVHKANIMKLGDGLFLQCCREVAGGYPEITFESMIVDNTTMQLVSRPQQFDVMVMPNLYGNIVNNVCAGLVGGPGLVPGANYGRDFAVFETATRNTGKSIAQKNVANPTATLLAACMMLDHLRLHSFATTIRQAVLASLDDEATHTPDIGGQGTTSGAVQSILRHVRTASGWSQCS, from the exons ATGTCGCTGACTAGTTCTCGCGGTAGCGGGCGCGCGTTGTTCCCCTGTCTCGTGCGCGGCTCTGCCATGACTGCGGCCCTGATGGCGGCGAGGCAGCTGTGGAGAGCGGCCTGGCTGGCGCCCCGCCcg GTGCCGGGAGCCGAGCGCCGGACCCTGACCTCA CACACCCCCATC CCTCCTCCCGCGAAGTACGGGGGGCGTCACACCGTGACCATGATCCCAGGCGACGGCATCGGGCCGGAGCTGATGCTGCACGTGAAGGAGGTGTTCAG gcaggcCTGCATCCCGGTGGACTTTGAGGAGGTGCGGGTGAGCTCCCAGCTGGCGGAGGATGATATTCAGAACGCGATCATGGCCATCCGGCGAAACCGCGTCGCCCTGAAGG GAAACATTGAGACCAACCACAACCTGCCCCCGTCCCACAAGTCCCGGAACAACATCCTGCG caccagcctggATCTCTACGCCAACGTGATCCACTGCCAGAGCCTCCCGCGGGTGCTGACGCGGCACCGGGACATCGACATCCTCATCGTCCGCGAGAACACGGAGGGCGAGTACAGCAGCCTGGAGCACGAG AGCGTCTCCGGCGTGGTCGAGTGCCTGAAGATCATCACCAAGGCGCGGTCCCTGCGCATCGCCGACTACGCCTTCCGGCTGGCCCGCGAGGCCGGGCGCGCCAAGGTCACCGCCGTGCACAAGGCCAACATCAT gaaGCTGGGCGACGGGCTCTTCCTGCAGTGCTGCCGGGAGGTGGCGGGCGGCTACCCGGAGATCACCTTCGAGAGCATGATCGTGGACAACACCACCATGCAG ctggtGTCCCGCCCCCAGCAGTTCGACGTCATGGTGATGCCCAATCTCTACGGGAACATCGTGAACAACGTGTGTGCGGGGCTGGTCGGGGGCCCGGGGCTGGTGCCCGGCGCCAACTACGGGAGGGACTTTGCCGTCTTCGAGACC GCCACGCGGAACACAGGGAAGAGCATCGCCCAGAAGAACGTCGCCAACCCCACGGCCACCCTGCTCGCTGCCTGCATGATGCTGGACCACCTCCG GCTCCACAGCTTCGCCACCACCATCCGCCAGGCAGTGCTGGCCTCCCTGGACGACGAGGCg acccacACGCCGGACATCGGGGGCCAGGGCACCACGTCGGGGGCCGTCCAGTCCATCCTGCGTCACGTCCGCACGGCCAGCGGCTGGAGCCAGTGCAGCTAG
- the SSR4 gene encoding translocon-associated protein subunit delta, giving the protein MALAGIALLLAAAALGGARAETCSEPTIVPSYYTTADAVISSESVFVVEIALTCRNGAQNVALYADVNGKQFPVTRGQDVGRYQVSWSMEHRAARSGTYEVKFFDEESYSALRKAQRNNEDVSAIRALFTVNVDHRGAWTGPWVSTEVLAAAIGLLIYYLALSAKGSIQA; this is encoded by the exons ATGGCGCTGGCGGGGATCGCGCTGCTCCTGGCGGCCGCGGCGCTGGGCGGGGCCAGAG CTGAGACGTGCTCGGAGCCCACCATCGTGCCGTCCTATTACACCACGGCCGACGCTGTCATCTCCTCGGAGAGCGTCTTCGTGGTGGAGATCGCGCTCACCTGCCGCAACGGGGCGCAG aaTGTCGCCCTGTATGCTGACGTCAATGGCAAACAGTTCCCCGTCACCCGGGGGCAGGACGTGGGGCGCTACCAG gtttcATGGAGCATGGAGCACAGGGCCGCCCGGTCGGGCACCTACGAAGTGAAGTTCTTTGACGAGGAATCGTACAGCGCCCTGCGCAAG gccCAGCGAAACAACGAGGACGTGTCGGCGATCCGAGCCCTGTTCACAGTCAATGTGGATCACCGG GGCGCCtggactggaccctgggtctccacAGAGGTGCTGGCTGCTGCCATTGGGCTCCTGATCTACTACCTGGCCCTGAGCGCCAAGGGGAGCATCCAGGCCtga